Sequence from the Stenotrophomonas sp. 364 genome:
AGCGCGGCCGCGCACAACCCCAGCGACACCGTGTGCCCGGCATGCAGATGCCCTGCCCGCTTGCCGAAGATGATGTACATCGCCCAACAGGCGGCCGCACCCAGCGCGAACATCACCCCCACCGGATCCAGCGGCGCGCCATGGCCCAGCGGCAACAACAGCAGCAGCCCGACCACCGCGCAGCCCACCCAGACGAAATCGATCGGCCGGCGCGAGGACCACATCGCCACCGCCAGCGGGCCGCAGAACTCGATCGCCACCGCGATGCCGAACGGAATCGTGCGCAACGCCATGTAGAACAGCAGGTTCATCACCCCCAGCGTGATCCCGTAACGCAGGATCGCCCCGGCGTCGGCCCGCGTGGTGGTCCAGCGCCACGGTCGGAACACCGCCAGCAGCACCAGCGCCGAGAACCCCACGCGCAACGCGCTGGTGCCCTGCGCGCCGATCAGCGGGAACAACTGCTTGGCAAAGGAGGTGCCCACGGACAGGGCGGTGACCGAGCCGAGCACGGCCAGGACGGGAATGAGCGAAGCGTAGCGGGAGGTCGACATCCGGCCAGCATATTGCGTAGCGGCCGAAGGAGATGCTCAATTGCAGGGGCCTTCCTGCATGTTTCACTCACCCATGACCGCCGCGTACGCTCCCGACGAATTCGACCGCGCCATCCTGGCCATCCTGCAGCGCGACAACACCACCGCCCAGCGTGAGATCGCCGAGACGGTGCACCTGTCCGCGCCCGCCGTGCAGCGCCGGATCAAGCGCCTGCAGGAGGCGGGCTTCATCCGCGCCAATGTCGCCGTGCTCGACCAGAGCCGGCTCGGCCGCCCGCTGACCATCATGGTCGAGGTGCGCGTGAGCAGCGAACAACCGCATCGTGTGGCCCCGTTCCGCCGCCGCGTGCAGGACGACCCGGCCGTGCAGCAGTGTTATGCGATCACCGGCGACGCCGACTTCCTGCTGATCCTCACCGCCGCGTCCATGGAGGAGTACGAGGCCATCAGCGAACGCCTGTTCGGCAACGACGACAACATCGAGCGCTACCGCACGGCGGTGGCGCTGAGCACGCTGAAGCGGGGGCTGGACGTACCGCTGTAGGACGGCCGGCGCGCCCTTGTTGGGTGCACCAGCAACCCGCGTCCTCAGGGCACGCGCGTGAAGTGGATCGTCATCAGGATCGGCTTGCCGTCCTTGCTGAAAAAGGCCTTCGACTCGGTCATCCGGTTGCCATCGCCGGCCACGGTGTAGATACGCGTGGACGCCGGCGTGCCGTGGTCCACCAGCTGCATCACCAGCACGTTCGGCGCGGGCATGCTGAGCGAGGCCACGTCGGCGCCGTAGTTGCCCGCGATCGGGCCGGGCGTGCCATCCAGCGGCAGGGTGCTGTCGGCGGTCATCTTTCGGCCCTTCGGATCGACGATCTCGGCGCGGGTGGTCCAGCGGCCCGCGCCCGCATCCTTGAATTCCAGCAGCACACTCTTGGGTCGGTCGGCCGCCGGCATCGGCAGCGTGGCGACATCGATGGCCCAGCGCCCGGCCAGGGGGGACGCGGCAGGCGTGGCGGCAAACAGCGCCAGAGGCGCGGCCTGCAGCAAGGCCGTGGTCAGGCAGACGGTGAACATCCTCTTCATGGAAGCTCCTTCATGGATGAATGCACGACGTGAGCCGTGCACGGGGCAACGGTGGCAAGGTCAGCCCCGGATGGCTGCTTCAATCGCCGCTACATCGATCTTGCGCATGGTCATCATCGCCTCGAATGCGCGCCTGGCCACGCCCGGATCCTCGCTGGTGACCGCCTCGGTCAACACGCGCGGGGTGATCTGCCAGGACAGGCCCCATTTGTCGCGGCACCAGCCGCAGGCGCTTTCCTGGCCGCCGTTGCCGACGATGGCGTTCCACAGCCGGTCCGTCTCGGCCTGGTCGTCGGTAGCGATCTGGAAGGAGAACGCCTCGCTGTGCGTGAACGCCGGGCCGCCGTTGAGGCCGATGCACGGAATGCCGGCCACGGTGAAGTCCACGGTCAGCACGTCGCCCTGCCTGCCCGACGGAAAGTCACTGGGCGCATGGTGCACGGCGTTGACCGCACTGTCGGGAAAGGTCTGGGCGTAGAACGTGGCCGCGTCCAGCGCGGTGCCGTCGAACCAGAGGCAGATCGTATTCCTGGCCACCATGGCGGTCTCATGCAGCGATCAAGTGCGGCCAGCCTACGACCGGGGATGTTAAGCGGTTGCCCTGCAGGACCGGACCCAGGCGTGGCAAGGCCTTGGGCGATATCCGGGGGCGGCCCGGCAGAACCGTTCGAATTGCTGATACGACTGATTCGCATTAACATGGCGTTATCCCGTCCGCGCCAGGGAGGCGCTGCGGCGATCAGTGCCTGCGCCCGCGCCTTGTCCTGCAAGGCCTCCGCGAGCCGCGTGCTGACCCCCCACCCACTGCAGCACGCCAGGCCACCGAGGATGTCGGCCATGTGCGTGCTGCCGCCCTGGAACCGCCAATGACCCGTTCTTCCGTTGTGCTGCCCCGCCTGCTGCCGCAGGCCCGCCTGACCCAGGCCCTGCTCGCTGCGCTGTGCGCGCTGGCCGCTGCCCCCGCGTTCGCGCAGGACGCCCCAGCCGACGCCACCACCCTGGACAAGGTGGTGGTCAAGGGCGAGCGCGCCGAAGGCTACTCCGTGCGCAAGACCTCGGCCGGCACCCGCTTCGACCTGGCCCCGCGCGAGATCCCGCAGTCGGTGAGCATCATCAGCCACCAGCGCATCGAAGATCAGAACCTGGACGACATCCTCGACGTGCTGGCCAACACCACCGGCGTCAGCAGCACCCAGTCCGATACCGAACGCACCGAGTTCTACGCCCGCGGCTTCTACATCGACAGCTACCAGTTCGATGGCCTGCCCACGCAGATGGTGCAGAACTGGAGCTACGGCGATTCCGGCTTGGACCTGGCCCTGTATGACCGCGTGGAAGTGGTGCGTGGCGCCACCGGCCTGCTCAGCGGCGCCGGCAATCCCTCCGCCTCGGTGAACCTGATCCGCAAGCATGCCGACAGCGCCGAGCTGACGGGCACCGTGTCGGTCAACGTGGGCAGCTGGGGCCGCACCCGCAGCACGGTGGACGTGACCGCGCCGTTGAACGCCAGCGGCTCGGTGCGCGCGCGCGTGATCGGCAGCTACCTGGACACCGACGCGCAGATGGACCGCTACAACCAGCATAAGACGCTGGGCTATGCGGTGATCGACGCCGACCTGACCCCGGACACGCAGTTGAGCGTGGGCTACGACTACCAGCAGAAGCGGGCCAACGGCGCCACCTGGGGTGGCTTCCCGATGCTGTACTCCGACGGCACCTCGACCGGCTACGACGCATCGTTCAACGCCAGCCCGAACTGGACCTACTGGGACACCACCAGCAAGCGCGCCTTCGCCACGCTGGAACATGGCTTCGCCAACGGCTGGACATTCAAGATCGGTGCAACGCACGACGAGAGCAAGGCCGACGACAAGCTGTTCTACCCGGCGTATAACGACTGGACCTCGGGCGCGTCGAACTTCGACAAGACCACCGGTGCCGGCATCTCGCCGTCGGCCGGCTTCTACAACACCGAGCGCAAGGTCAACGCGGTCGATGGTTTCGTGGACGGTCCGTTCCAGCTGTTCGGCCGCGAGCACCAGTTCATGGCCGGCCTCAGTTACAACAAGCGCGAGTACGCCAACTACGGCGACTACCAGGTAGGTGGCGCAAATCTGCCGTGGGATCCCTTCACCAGCTACCTGAACTGGAATGGCGACATCGCCGAGCCGAACTGGAATGCGCTTGCACTGGCCAGCCGCGGCACCATCACCCAGAAGGCCGGCTACGCCGCCACCCGCCTGTCGCTTGCTGACCCGCTGAAGCTGATCATCGGCGCGCGCTACACCGACTGGAAGAGTGAAGGCGAAGACGCCGACCGCTCGCACAAGGTGACCACGCCGTATGCCGGGCTGGTGTTCGACATCAATGACACCTACTCCACCTATGCGTCCTATACCGAGATCTTCCAGCCGCAGATGCTGAAGAACCGTAACGGCAGCTACCTGGACCCGGTGGACGGCAAGAGCTACGAAGTGGGCGTCAAGGGTGCATGGTTCGACGACCGCTTGAATGCCTCGCTTGCCGTGTTCCGTATCGAGCAGGACAACGTGGGCCAGTCCACCGGCGAACCGGTGGTGGGCGGAACGGGCGGCGAAACTGCCTACATCGCCGCACGCGGCACGGTGAGCCGGGGTTTCGAGTTTGAAGTGAACGGCGAACTGGCCCCGGGCTGGAACGCCACCTTCGGTGCCTCGCGCTACGTGGCCAAGGACATCAACGACGCGGACATCAATACCAACCTGCCGCAGACGACGATCAAGCTGTTCACCAGCTACACCCCGCAATCGCTGACGGCGCTGACCGTGGGCGGCGGTGCCAACTGGCAGAACCGCATCTACTACCCGGTGCCCGCGTACGGCCGCATCGAGCAGGAGGGCTACGCCCTGGTCAGCGCCTTCGTGCGCTACCGCATCTCGCCCGAGTTCAGCGTGCAGGCCAATCTCAACAATCTGCTGGACAAGACGTACTTCTCGCAGATCAACGGCTACGGTGCGTACGGCGACGGCCGCAACGGCTCGATCACGTTCAACTGGTCGTTCTGACCGGTCATTGACCGCAAGCGGACACCAGAGCGCCGGGCATTGCCCGGCGTTCTGCGTTCTGCACGACGCGCGGGGAATGCGCACCCACGCATGGCGTGGCTCTACCGGCTGCGGCGCGGTGCGTCGCGCGGCCACGCCTGGCCGGGCGCCGGTAGTGCCGGCCGCTGGCCGGCAACCTCATGAACGATGACGGTCTTGCCTGGTTGCCGGCCAGCGGCCGGCACTACGGTCGGGCGCGCAGCAGCGCCAGCCCGAAGCCGATGAAGATGGTGCCCACCACGCGATCAAACACCTTGCGCAGGCCCGGGCGCGCCAGATAACTGGCCAGGCCGCGCCCACCGGCGGCGTACACCGCGTACCAGAACATCTCCATCAGCGCGAAGGTGCCTACCAGCACCACGAACTGCGGCAGCTGCGGCTGGCCGAGGTCGACGAACTGCGGCAGGAACGCCGACGCGAACAACAGCAGCTTGGGGTTGCTGATGCCGATGATGAAGCCATCGCGGAACAGGATGCGGCGCTTGCTGGGTGCGATCGCCGCGGTGCTGCCCACATCGATCGGCGCATCGCCGCCACGCCAGGCCTTGATGCCCAGGTAGACCAGGTAGGCCACGCCCGCATAGCGCAGCACGTCGAACACCAGCGGCGAGGCTTTCAGCACCGCACCCAGCCCGGCCGCGGAGATCGACAGGGCCAGCACCAGCGCGGTGAGGCAGCCGGCCATGGCCGCCACGCTGCGACGGAAGCCGACCCGCACGCTGCGGGTCATCACGTGCAGCATGTTCGGCCCCGGCGTGCCGCACAGGACGAACACGGTGACGGCGAAGATCCACCAGGTATGCAGGTTCATGGCAACTACGTTCGGAAGGGGGCAGACCCGGGCTCTGCCCGGCTGCCCATGATGCCTGACGCCACCGCCAGCGGCCGTCCCGCCCCACACAATGGCCGGCACGCGCAACAGATTTGTCCGGCTGCGATGGGCACGGCCAGCCACGTAGAGCCGGGCTCTGCCCGGCTACTGCCAGCATGGACAGCCGGGCAGAGCCCGGCTTAACGTGGTGCCACCGGCCACGGCCCGAGTGCCGGACCGTGGTCGGTGGGTCAGCGCCCGATCAGAACCGCAGGTCCGCGCGCAGGTACCAGTAGCGAC
This genomic interval carries:
- a CDS encoding EamA family transporter, encoding MSTSRYASLIPVLAVLGSVTALSVGTSFAKQLFPLIGAQGTSALRVGFSALVLLAVFRPWRWTTTRADAGAILRYGITLGVMNLLFYMALRTIPFGIAVAIEFCGPLAVAMWSSRRPIDFVWVGCAVVGLLLLLPLGHGAPLDPVGVMFALGAAACWAMYIIFGKRAGHLHAGHTVSLGLCAAALVVVPVGIAHAGMALLDPKILLFGLGVAIVSSAIPMSLEMMALKRLPKETFGILISMEPAVAALLAMGLLAEHLTPLQWAAIGCTVVASVGSTVTARRVAPAVPVTSA
- a CDS encoding Lrp/AsnC family transcriptional regulator, whose product is MTAAYAPDEFDRAILAILQRDNTTAQREIAETVHLSAPAVQRRIKRLQEAGFIRANVAVLDQSRLGRPLTIMVEVRVSSEQPHRVAPFRRRVQDDPAVQQCYAITGDADFLLILTAASMEEYEAISERLFGNDDNIERYRTAVALSTLKRGLDVPL
- a CDS encoding LuxR family transcriptional regulator yields the protein MTTALLQAAPLALFAATPAASPLAGRWAIDVATLPMPAADRPKSVLLEFKDAGAGRWTTRAEIVDPKGRKMTADSTLPLDGTPGPIAGNYGADVASLSMPAPNVLVMQLVDHGTPASTRIYTVAGDGNRMTESKAFFSKDGKPILMTIHFTRVP
- a CDS encoding VOC family protein, with amino-acid sequence MVARNTICLWFDGTALDAATFYAQTFPDSAVNAVHHAPSDFPSGRQGDVLTVDFTVAGIPCIGLNGGPAFTHSEAFSFQIATDDQAETDRLWNAIVGNGGQESACGWCRDKWGLSWQITPRVLTEAVTSEDPGVARRAFEAMMTMRKIDVAAIEAAIRG
- the fhuE gene encoding ferric-rhodotorulic acid/ferric-coprogen receptor FhuE encodes the protein MTRSSVVLPRLLPQARLTQALLAALCALAAAPAFAQDAPADATTLDKVVVKGERAEGYSVRKTSAGTRFDLAPREIPQSVSIISHQRIEDQNLDDILDVLANTTGVSSTQSDTERTEFYARGFYIDSYQFDGLPTQMVQNWSYGDSGLDLALYDRVEVVRGATGLLSGAGNPSASVNLIRKHADSAELTGTVSVNVGSWGRTRSTVDVTAPLNASGSVRARVIGSYLDTDAQMDRYNQHKTLGYAVIDADLTPDTQLSVGYDYQQKRANGATWGGFPMLYSDGTSTGYDASFNASPNWTYWDTTSKRAFATLEHGFANGWTFKIGATHDESKADDKLFYPAYNDWTSGASNFDKTTGAGISPSAGFYNTERKVNAVDGFVDGPFQLFGREHQFMAGLSYNKREYANYGDYQVGGANLPWDPFTSYLNWNGDIAEPNWNALALASRGTITQKAGYAATRLSLADPLKLIIGARYTDWKSEGEDADRSHKVTTPYAGLVFDINDTYSTYASYTEIFQPQMLKNRNGSYLDPVDGKSYEVGVKGAWFDDRLNASLAVFRIEQDNVGQSTGEPVVGGTGGETAYIAARGTVSRGFEFEVNGELAPGWNATFGASRYVAKDINDADINTNLPQTTIKLFTSYTPQSLTALTVGGGANWQNRIYYPVPAYGRIEQEGYALVSAFVRYRISPEFSVQANLNNLLDKTYFSQINGYGAYGDGRNGSITFNWSF
- a CDS encoding LysE family translocator; this encodes MNLHTWWIFAVTVFVLCGTPGPNMLHVMTRSVRVGFRRSVAAMAGCLTALVLALSISAAGLGAVLKASPLVFDVLRYAGVAYLVYLGIKAWRGGDAPIDVGSTAAIAPSKRRILFRDGFIIGISNPKLLLFASAFLPQFVDLGQPQLPQFVVLVGTFALMEMFWYAVYAAGGRGLASYLARPGLRKVFDRVVGTIFIGFGLALLRARP